In the genome of Doryrhamphus excisus isolate RoL2022-K1 chromosome 11, RoL_Dexc_1.0, whole genome shotgun sequence, the window AGATGCTTCCGAATATTGAGCAAGTGTATTGTTACACGCAGTATTGTCGTGACGAATAGAGCATCAGATTAATACAGTCTTGTGTTGGTCCAGCCCAGTCAACTTGACCTATGACGTCTTTGATGGGAAGGGGGACAGCACGCCGCTGGTCTTCCTGCATGGCTTGTTTGGCAGCAAATCAAACTTCCACTCCATCGCCAAGTCGTTAGTTCAGCGTACAGGTCGAAAGGTAATGTAGACATGACGCTGATGTTTGTCATCGCCCGCGCCAAGTGTCCTCACTGTCCTTTGTCCAGTTAGGTGTTGACAGTTGATGCtcgtaaccatggcaacagcccCCACAGCTCAGCACTGACATATGAGGCCATGAGCAGTGACTTGAAGCACCTCCTCTCCCAGCTGCGCATTGACAAGTGCATCCTGATTGGACACAGCATGGGTGGGAAGACGGCGATGACCACCGCCCTGATACAGGTCAGCCCAGCACGCCACTTGACCTTCCCACCTTTTGTGCTCGCTGACTTTGTGTTTGTGCTGGCAGCCCTCACTGGTGGAGAGGCTGGTGGTGGTGGACATCAGTCCGTCTCAGACCAACACCAGGACCAACTTCCACTCTTACATCCACGCCATGCAGGACGTGAAGATCTCCACAGACCTCCCACGCTCCACCGCCAGGCGCATGGCGGAGGACCAGCTCCGCAAGACGGTCAAGGTCAGAGCTGGACTGGCTTAGTCGCGAGTACCCGTTACCTGACCCTAACAGCACTGACAATATGTCCGCAGGAACACTCAGTGCGTCAGTTCCTGCTCACTAACCTGGTGGAGCACAACGGTCACTACACCTGGAGGGTCAACCTGGACGCCATCTCGGCTCATCTTGATGACATCATGAGCTTCCCCAGCTTTGACGCCGCCTACAGCGGACCCACGCTGTTTCTGGGCGGAGCCAGTTCTGCTTACATTAGGTAAGCTCTTGTTTCAGAAATAGTCCGATACCAGGGTCAACAAGGCcaattacaatgttaaatacGCTTGATAAATTCTAGTTTATAGCTTTTCTAACCGTGTACTTTCATTATGATGCCATAATTATCattacaagaattaaaaaagGGTCTCAAAATAATGctgataataatattgtttatcggAAATCATTTGCTACAGGCCTACTAAGTTgccaaaactgaaaaatgatcATTAATGTTGCTATTTTCTGTTCATAACTTTGTTCCATGTGAATGAAACCACTTTTTACATGAGTCCATTGTTTGGGGTTACACTGAAATGATTTCCACCAGAAACAAGGACCTACGATGTAAAGTCCTGTGatgacatttattcatttatttattttctaccgcttatcctcacgagggtgctggagcctatcccagctgtcttcgggccagaggcggggtacaccctggactggtggccagccaatcacagggcacatatagacaaacaaccattcacactcacattcatacctatggacaatttggagtcgccaattaacctagcatgtttttggaatgtgggaggaaaccggagtacctggagaaaacccacgcatgcacggggagaacatgcaaactccacacagagatggccgagggtggatttaaACTCCGGTGTTTAAACTCGGgtgtccaagctgtgtggcctgcacgctaaccacttgtccgccatgcagccccatgaTGACATTTATAAGTCTCTGATGAACGTATTGGCCAATTTGAAATTTGCCAACTTGCTTCTGTATGTTGTAGGTTTTTGAATGACATGTCACTCATTCATAACATGTCACACATGTTGTTTCTCTTAATCCAGCTCTGAGGATTACCCAGAAATCCAGCGGCTGTTCCCAAGCGCAGACATCCAGTACATTCCAGACGCCAGCCACTGGATCCACGCAGACAAACCTCTAGACTTCATCAGCTCCATCATCTCCTTCCTTCAGTCCTAGCCGCACGTCAAGGATGGAACCTTTAGAACCGCCCCACAAAGCACCGAAACGTGAGGTGAGAACTCACATGGAATAAGTTGACGAAGTAGACAGCAGCTGCTTCAATTAGTGACAACATGTTCTGATCCAGTCCTGGTTCCACTGGACCACCGTGCTGACTGATGATGACAGCTCAAGCCTTGTACGCGGTCAGAACAGGAATTTGTTTGACTTTTCTTAAAGTCTTGTCAGTTGTTGCACAGTTCcaagtgcaggggtgtccaaagagcaGCCTTGGGGCCATTTTTGGCACACAgcttagttatttattattaacccTCAGCATATAGTAAgaataaaatgtatgaattattaattagatatattattagatattacactttGTCATCTATAATAGAGATAAGatgttggtgttttgttttgggttctttcattttctgtatGTGACCCTCATTACACCCCTGACCTAGTGCATACTACCAAgtgcatgctacatgctacatgctacagcGTCACTACGCTGCtgaattttaagaccagttgagaaATTGCAAGAatgacattttgcactgttggatctgaaAGAGGTTCTCAGtacagcttcaaaatgcaaaaagaagaaatgggaggaaCCAATTTCttttgcaaacaagcattcaagTGAAGTAGAGAGTCGGTCGAGTGAAGATGGCTTTTGTGAACTTATTTTGCCACCCGTCTCCAAATGTTGTCAGTTGGATTTGGATCAGGTGAAGAAGCAAGGAGGGTCCAATGTTcctttcaaggaaaaaaagcaGCCCAGAACATCTTGGTGGTCCTTtactgtgccgtgtggaaaacatctcgggttggatctccttgtcatgctagtaatattggaagccatcaggactgaCAAAGTTCTCTCACCAGAGAATGAAACCTTCCCATGTTTGGTGTTCTCTCGCAAATTCCAAGCAGGCAAATTTTGTGGCATGAAAGGAGATGAGGCCTTTGAGGATGCTTTGTGTTCTTCTGTTAACATTTAGTTCTAAAACCCTCAAGTTACCAATACCAATCACCTTACtgtgtccaacctcagcagccaTGGAAAGCTGCGAGAAGTGAGAGAAAGCTTTTGGCCTTgttgtgaatacctgacagatgACATCAAATCCACATTTTTACCAAGATTTTGGCTTTAAACGGTTGCGGTCTTCAGCTGATGGACAGTCTATTTCCTTTTACTGctagtttgcaataaattgctttctcaaaaaattattttagcaTTTCGACTTTCGACTTATAACCTCCTAAAGATCTAACACTGAAATAAATTCTTGATGTTTtttaactggtcttaaaataTTAGTCAGGAGTGATTGTTACTTAGTACCGGGTGCTTAGTTCCTTAGTAGTTAAGGGCTACTTTGTAATTAAGTTTGTGTGACAAACATTGGCGGTGACGTGCGGTCAGGGTCATGGCTGGTGGGGCACTGACTATACTTACGTTGATACAGGTAGATCATTAAGAGGATCCGATAGAACAGACCCTTTTGATGGATAAACTGAAAGGCTGATTTACACACagcctttccttcatgaaaagtcctggtactttgttgtaaaagtctcaTCACCTCCTGGTTAGTTTGGGTAATCCCCCGTCCTGGCagtctaattcattcatttattcacaagagcataaaatatgttGAATGCATTAGATTttcttttgtcagtcataccgTAAAAGTGGACAGATATCTATTTATTTCGGTTTTGTATGTTTCGTCCTCGCCTCCCCTGACCACACGtcactgtacatactgtaggtcGATTCCAGGAGGCCACACATCCCTATTTTACGTGTCTTTCCGTGTTCTGATGTGTTGGTAATGTTTATAACCAATATATGCTGCATACAACTTATCCGTCTAtagtatttaaatgtgtttccgTGCGGATGAAAAGTGCTGTATTTCCAAAATGCAGGGTGTTGTCAACTAACGTGCCTCTTTGTCAAGACGTCCTTTTGAACAATGTCGCTTTTATTCACGATCGGCAGCTGGTTTGCCTGTTTTGACATCTACCACAAGGGGGCGTACCCTGCAGGATGCATGCTTGTTTCCCCGTGAATCCAACTTGATATGAATTCTATATTATGAATGTTCATGTACCGTTATGTGTCAAAGATTGTTTTCTAACAGGATGAAGGATCCGTGAATGTTCAGGCTTGTTTATTTACAGGAACGTTAAATTAAAATGGAAGCAGGTTAAAGGTCCAAAGCAAAAGGAGATATGCTAATTTCATGTAAACAGTCATTTGTTCCATGGTTACAATATTGTTCATGTGCTGCTCATCCCTCTAATAAAATTTTGTTTCAAAGCATTGTGCAGGATTCATGTCGCTGTTCGATTCCTCTGTAGCGCTCATGTGGATGCCTGAAGATTCCTGAAGCATCAAGAACCTTCAAGAGCACCTCTCTCAGTCCAGCGAGACCACATGGAATCCATCGTTCTCTCTATGCTCCACCATGTAACCCTGCTCTCCTCGCCGTCCGCCATTGCTCCGTTTCCACTTGTCCCTCCATGACGGAGCAGCAGCAGAGGGGGACAAAGGTGTCACGGGCGCCGGTGCCGTTGTCATAGGTGATCTGTTGAAGAAGTTTTGAGTTGTACTTGTAGTGGGCGAGGCAGGTGATGGCGGGGAGGCACGTGTGGCCACCACAGGGAAGTTGGTGGGCCGCTGGACGGGCACTTTGTTCCTCCTCAAGATGCCGACGCGTGAGGTCTTCTTCTGGCTCTGCTCCACTTGGTGCTGTAGAAGCAGCTGCTGGTTGAGCATCAGCTGGACATCCTCCTGAAGaccaaaaaaaggtcagtcgtGCCTGCACTTTTAATGATGCCTCCTTGGGTGTGTCGCTAATGGACGCCGCCCCATGAATAACATCTCGACTATGTGGCGGGCGCGTCTCCCGGCTCACCTTCCATGCCTCCAGCTCCAGCGACAGTTCCAAGCGCTTCTGAGCAGCCTCCAGCAGCTGGTTGTTCAGCAGCATCATCTCCGTCTTACTCCGCAGAAGCTCTGCCTCCATAGCCTTCTTCCTGTACGCACAACACAAACAGTGATGCActgcgttaaaaaaaaaaaaaaaaaacatgcatcccCCGTTAGCCTCACTTCTCTATGGCCTCGTCTCGATCCCGCAGCGCCTGTTGGAGCAGGGCACTGTCCTCTGAACCACTTCCTCCTTTTGACTTGACGTCCTGGACACACAAAGGATTGAGTCACGCAAATGTTCCCATCTTCATGACAATCAGACaccacatgacttttttttttagctgcccTGTCAGCAGGAACTGGTCCTCCCACATCACCCAACCAGATATGGTATGTatgtctatattatatatattggacTTTGTTCCAGTAACGGAGTAGAAGCACCCAAACACAAGTAATAGAATATTGGAAGTACATTACACATATGGTAAAGACTACCAATGTACTGTTGTAGCTAAATCTAAAGTAcaacatggaagaaaaaaaagttaatagaCCATGTAAATGTGTAGGAACATTACAGTTAAAGCAATTATGTAGAAACATACCATAATTAATTATGGTATGCCACAAAAACTGTTCTATTCTCAACTAcaactacaccaggggtgtccaaagtccagcccgggagccatttgtggcccacaaGTTGCTTTTTGGCGGCCTTAGGCATGTACTGTGAAAGTTAGTTCCCATAAAAAGAAGTAGACGTACAAgccatatgtacagtatgtatatagttAAGGAGTGTGCAGACCACCAAGTGATCACTACTAAGGGGGCTGTAGTTTTGTCAGATCCAAATCTTTaacaaaatcttttttttcactATTCTGGTAGAAACCATTGCAGCAAAATGGACAAACGAGAAAAACTGCCAATTTGGTTGCTGCCGGACCCACCCCACGTGATGAAGGTGTGGGCGGTGTATTCAAAGTTAACTTTTAAGGACTAACCCACAGCATTGTACTTCAATTGAAATACGACATTCTTCTTTACAAATACAAGTCAACCAGTGTGCACAATGTAGTAAAGTAAGCAAGTGCAAGAACCTGTGTTCCTTTCATGGCTAGTTTTCTGGCGACATCCTGTAGTTGTGCAAGCGCATCGTCCAGGCGGTTTCCTCCATGGGGGGGCTGAGCTGGGCGGGCCTGCGGGCCTGTCATCAGCTGCAGAAGACTCAAGATGGAGAGAACCTCCTCTGTCACCtgttaaatgttttaaaaagtcattaaaacaGAAGAATTGAAAGTTAGCTCGATAGCTAGCTCACCCTGTCTCTGTCTCGACTCCATCCGGGTCCTTCGCGGCTCTCCTGCAGCTTGTCCACCTGAGCCTTCAGCTTGATACTGCGCCTGCGCGACAGTTCCACCTCGCGACGCACTTCCTTGAGCTGCAACGCATTgataaacatccatccattttacgCAATCTTATCGACAAGCGTCATAATGTATGCCGcaactttatttaaaacaacTTTATTATAAGACAAAGACCCCTCCAACTGGCCACGCCCATGTGTTCGTGTTGGCGTCACAGTGAGAACTTTTAAAGTGAttcaaaaagataaataaagccCACCGTCTCATTGACGTGTCCGAGGGTCCTGCGTCTGCCGAGCGGCCTCCCGCTGTTGATGAGGTCCGGCAGGGTCATGCAGCTCCTTTGGAACGGGGACACGCCCTCGTTGGACGGCGACTCGGGGCGATCCGGTTCATCAGAGTTCTGCTCGTCTGTCCCGTCCTCCTTGGCCTCCCCAGACTCCATGGACTGAGTGGAACCGACGGTCATTTCCTCTCGCACCTCCTTCAGGCTCAGCAGGGCCAGCGGTCTCGGCTCGGCGTTGGTCCTCTCCTCCTCGCCATCGTCCTCGGGTTCGGACATGGAGGTGGAGCGGCGCAGCGCCAGCAACGAGCCGCGCTTGGTCGCCTTAGACTGGACTCTGCTCAGGGACGAGTAGAGCTGCTCCGTGGGGCTCAGCGGAGGTCTGAGGCGCTCGTTGAGGAGCGAGAAGGGCTGCGAGTAGTCCATGATGATGGAGGTCCTAACGTCCACTGAGCAGCCCGAGCCGGCACTCTGAAGAACAGCTAGATGAAGAATGTTTCCAAACTGGCTTTTCCTGAAGACGCTCAGCGACGTGACTTCACTCGTTTGTTCCGCATGACGCACACGGGCATACCTCGGTGGCAGGCAGTGGAACAAAGCACGCGGGGTTTTTTCCCTCCCACTTAACAACCTGATCATGTGACGTCAGCAAAACTTTTGTGTTGGAGGCTTgtgacagttaaaaaaaaacagttagcGTTGCAGAATgacaaatgtgtacatttacCTTCCATGAAGTAAAAGTGTAAACAAACAGGCTGGAGGTAAAACAAGAATTCCTGTCAACAGATCAGCAGCATCAAACATCGCGTACAAAAGTCTTGGGCCACCATGACATGTTGTCAATGCTAAGACCACCACCTCACAACAATGTAGagtgcagacctccaccaagggtCAAAGGTTAAAAGTATAATATGAGTTACTCTTCTGCATTACTTCCTGGTTTATGCAATATCTGGAAGATGGGCTGTACCATTATGATGCAGGGGTGGTGCAAACAACAAAGCTCATGGTGGCCCAATACTTTTGCACACGAGTATTAAGGCCACATAGGAAAATCAAATctgattttgagaataaagcataataataattaacaataataaacactaaCTCTAAAAACTCTGTTACAGGCATcgtctgagacagctatgaaatgGGGAACTCATATGACCTTTGCCCTTGGGCAGACAAAGGGGGCGTGGTCATTAAGGTGAAAGTGAGAAATGCAAGACATGCTAATCTGTTTGTGCCACGGTATGAATTATGAAAACGTTACGAAATTTATAACATACTGGAAATTTTCAAATTCATTATtgtacatttcaacttttttctcataaatttatctagtaaatttccatttttatagtaaaaatagtaaattttattttcttgcaaatttacgactttacaACTATTGTAAATTAAAACTTTTACGACTTTTATCGAGTAAATGTAGGactttcttgtgaatttaaatttttttcctcatacctTTACAACTATTCTTGTAAACTACAAactttttctcaaaaatttATCTCATAAATGTTTGACTTTGTGCTCAGAAATGTACGACTTCATTATTGtgaattacgacttttttctcagaaatttacaaATTATCTAGAAAATGTACGACTTTCTcggaaatttatgactttattcctgtaaattacaactttttttcttataaactTTGCGTTATTcctataattatgacttttcttgtaaatttgtctttttataaATACAACTTTCTCTCGATATTATTACTtcattctcatattatgactactTTCtactaaatttaccactttttttgtaaattacttttttctagtaaatttactactttaatcttgtaaatttacaacttttttttctcgtgaattgaatgctttattttcataaattactGTTTTTTCTAGTAAATATACTACTTTAATCTTGTGACTAtacaactttgttcttgtaaatgtgcaatttttttctcgtaatattagaGCTTTTCCTCGTAGATTGACAACATTATTCGCGTaagtttacaacttttttctcttaaatttctgactttattcttgaaatgccaaattttgtttttttttttccaatgtggccACAATACTCCAACGTGTGTGAGAGACTTCCTGGTTCAAGTCATGTGAGTGACAGCAGAGCTGAGCCAGCAAGTTTCTTGgatgccatcatcatcattctcaTGGTCATGCCCATTGTTACCTCATAGTTCCCATTGTCACCTCATAGTTTCCATTGTCACCTCATAGTTCCCATTGTCATCTCATAGTTCCCATTGTCATAGCCCTTATCATCCTCTTTCTCAGTCattatcctcatcatcctcGATAGCCTTCTCGTCATCGTCATACTACAGTTCTCTGTGCCGTTTCCTTTTCCCGCCACTGGAGGCGCACCTGAATCCCAGGTTATCAGAGGCAGAATCGGGGGTGTTACCCATTCTGGGTAATGAGGTCGGGGGGACAAGCCCACACAAGGAGATTAGAGACAGCGGTCACACAGCAGAAGATTGTGCACCCTCCCTCGCCCACCTGGTGGTGACTgtcgccctgtgattggccgagcCGTCCGCCGTGTCAATCCAAGAACCACCACGCAGCACGAACATGGGTCGCGCCCCCGGGAAGGAGCTAGATGTCCACTCCCACGTGTTTCCGATCATGTCCAAGAGACCTGTAGGAAACAAGACAGCGTCTgtgtcttcatcatcatcatcatcttcttcagTCAATGTTACCAAAGTTGTTCTGAGGAGGGAAGGCAGTGACGGGGGACACGCCATGGTAGCCGTCCTCTGCTGTGTCCCTGTCTGGGAAGGACCCCTGTGACATTGAGGGGCGAGATGAAGCGTCATCTCATTAAtgatgcatcatcatcatcatcatcacctgcCACAGGTTGCTTCTGTTGGTCTGGTACTTGTTCCCCCACGGAAAAGTCCGCCCtggaagaaaagacaggaagacaTCATCAATGTTTGGGACCAGAAGGTGGCAATATTAAATATGGACGTTATGTTAGACGTTACCTTGCAGCCCCCCGCGTGCCGCCCACTCCCACTCCTCCTCGCTGGGCAGCCTCTTTCCTTTCCAGCTACAGAAGGCCTGGGCATCATTCCAGCTCACCTGAACCACCGGGAAGTCCAGGCGCTCTCCAATGCCAGAACCAGGACCTGAGGGCtgcatgggggtgggggtgacaGCCAGTGAGGACGTACAGTacatgacataaataaatataaaatataaaggcTCACCTGTCGCCAAAAGACTCGTTCAACAGGAAGCCACCACGGAGCTGACTGCAAAGATAAGTTTGTTTcttaaaacacaacatgaaaaacacaaacacgtgACAACTTacacg includes:
- the abhd11 gene encoding protein ABHD11, which codes for MTALCRLVQRTLLNGWTSCHPCRILAGQKNVRAASSSSPVNLTYDVFDGKGDSTPLVFLHGLFGSKSNFHSIAKSLVQRTGRKVLTVDARNHGNSPHSSALTYEAMSSDLKHLLSQLRIDKCILIGHSMGGKTAMTTALIQPSLVERLVVVDISPSQTNTRTNFHSYIHAMQDVKISTDLPRSTARRMAEDQLRKTVKEHSVRQFLLTNLVEHNGHYTWRVNLDAISAHLDDIMSFPSFDAAYSGPTLFLGGASSAYISSEDYPEIQRLFPSADIQYIPDASHWIHADKPLDFISSIISFLQS
- the bicdl2l gene encoding bicaudal-D-related protein 2-like, encoding MFDAADLLTGILVLPPACLFTLLLHGRLLSGREKTPRALFHCLPPRYARVRHAEQTSEVTSLSVFRKSQFGNILHLAVLQSAGSGCSVDVRTSIIMDYSQPFSLLNERLRPPLSPTEQLYSSLSRVQSKATKRGSLLALRRSTSMSEPEDDGEEERTNAEPRPLALLSLKEVREEMTVGSTQSMESGEAKEDGTDEQNSDEPDRPESPSNEGVSPFQRSCMTLPDLINSGRPLGRRRTLGHVNETLKEVRREVELSRRRSIKLKAQVDKLQESREGPGWSRDRDRVTEEVLSILSLLQLMTGPQARPAQPPHGGNRLDDALAQLQDVARKLAMKGTQDVKSKGGSGSEDSALLQQALRDRDEAIEKKKAMEAELLRSKTEMMLLNNQLLEAAQKRLELSLELEAWKEDVQLMLNQQLLLQHQVEQSQKKTSRVGILRRNKVPVQRPTNFPVVATRASPPSPASPTTSTTQNFFNRSPMTTAPAPVTPLSPSAAAPSWRDKWKRSNGGRRGEQGYMVEHRENDGFHVVSLD
- the sumf2 gene encoding inactive C-alpha-formylglycine-generating enzyme 2 isoform X2; protein product: MLRSFFCVSLVCLLFVTATEEDDGMVLIPAGKMVMKAANEEESVQLESFYLDKHPVTNSAFRAFVREQKYKTEAEKFGWSFVFQDFVSEDLKSKITQRIESAPWWLPVERVFWRQPSGPGSGIGERLDFPVVQVSWNDAQAFCSWKGKRLPSEEEWEWAARGGLQGRTFPWGNKYQTNRSNLWQGSFPDRDTAEDGYHGVSPVTAFPPQNNFGLLDMIGNTWEWTSSSFPGARPMFVLRGGSWIDTADGSANHRATVTTRMGNTPDSASDNLGFRCASSGGKRKRHREL
- the sumf2 gene encoding inactive C-alpha-formylglycine-generating enzyme 2 isoform X1 codes for the protein MLRSFFCVSLVCLLFVTATAEEDDGMVLIPAGKMVMKAANEEESVQLESFYLDKHPVTNSAFRAFVREQKYKTEAEKFGWSFVFQDFVSEDLKSKITQRIESAPWWLPVERVFWRQPSGPGSGIGERLDFPVVQVSWNDAQAFCSWKGKRLPSEEEWEWAARGGLQGRTFPWGNKYQTNRSNLWQGSFPDRDTAEDGYHGVSPVTAFPPQNNFGLLDMIGNTWEWTSSSFPGARPMFVLRGGSWIDTADGSANHRATVTTRMGNTPDSASDNLGFRCASSGGKRKRHREL